One window of Streptomyces sp. NBC_00273 genomic DNA carries:
- a CDS encoding amino acid permease, which yields MSSTTTLQKEGGPIGNPGDGQPSDGLKAGLKNRHLSMIAIGGVIGAGLFVGSGGGIAKAGPAILISYALVGAMVVFVMRMLGEMAAASPNSGSFSAYADRALGRWAGFSIGWLYWFFWVVVLAVEATAGAAILESWIPAVPQWAWALIVMAVLTATNLGSVASYGEFEFWFAGIKVVAIGAFVIVGMLAVFGVLPGSDNPGAGFAHLTDAGGFFPNGYGAVLTGVLMVVFSFMGSEIVTLAAGESEDPRKAVTRATNSVIWRIGVFYLGSIFIVLTLLPWNDKSITEKGSYVAALDSIGIAHAGTIMEVIVLTAVLSCLNSGLYTASRMAFSLGERGDAPKAFAKVNKNGVPVAAILGSTVFGFVAVYFNYAFKDTVFNFLLNSSGAIALFVWLVICFTQLKMRGILVREAPEKLTVKMWLFPWLTWATAALIMFVIGYMFVDDANREVVTLSTLVAGVVVLVGVVLDVRRKKALQG from the coding sequence ATGAGCTCCACGACGACCCTTCAGAAGGAAGGCGGCCCCATCGGCAACCCCGGTGACGGCCAGCCCTCCGACGGTCTGAAGGCCGGTCTCAAGAACCGCCACCTGTCCATGATCGCCATCGGCGGCGTCATCGGCGCCGGCCTCTTCGTCGGTTCCGGCGGCGGCATCGCCAAGGCCGGCCCTGCCATCCTGATCTCCTACGCGCTGGTCGGCGCGATGGTGGTCTTCGTGATGCGGATGCTCGGCGAGATGGCCGCTGCCAGCCCGAACTCGGGCTCCTTCTCGGCCTACGCCGACCGCGCCCTCGGCCGCTGGGCGGGCTTCTCCATCGGCTGGCTCTACTGGTTCTTCTGGGTCGTCGTGCTCGCCGTGGAGGCCACCGCCGGCGCCGCCATCCTGGAGAGCTGGATCCCGGCCGTCCCGCAGTGGGCCTGGGCGCTCATCGTGATGGCGGTGCTGACCGCCACCAACCTCGGCTCGGTCGCCTCCTACGGTGAGTTCGAGTTCTGGTTCGCGGGCATCAAGGTCGTCGCCATCGGCGCGTTCGTGATCGTCGGCATGCTCGCCGTCTTCGGCGTCCTGCCCGGCTCCGACAACCCGGGCGCGGGCTTCGCGCACCTCACCGACGCCGGCGGGTTCTTCCCCAACGGCTACGGCGCCGTCCTCACCGGTGTGCTGATGGTCGTCTTCTCCTTCATGGGCAGCGAGATCGTCACCCTGGCGGCCGGCGAGTCGGAGGACCCCCGCAAGGCGGTCACCCGGGCCACCAACTCCGTCATCTGGCGGATCGGCGTCTTCTACCTGGGCTCGATCTTCATCGTGCTGACCCTGCTCCCGTGGAACGACAAGTCGATCACCGAGAAGGGCTCGTACGTCGCCGCCCTGGACTCGATCGGCATCGCGCACGCCGGCACGATCATGGAGGTCATCGTCCTGACCGCCGTGCTGTCCTGCCTGAACTCGGGCCTCTACACCGCCTCCCGCATGGCCTTCTCGCTCGGTGAGCGCGGCGACGCCCCCAAGGCGTTCGCCAAGGTCAACAAGAACGGTGTGCCGGTCGCCGCGATCCTGGGCTCCACGGTCTTCGGCTTCGTCGCCGTCTACTTCAACTACGCCTTCAAGGACACGGTCTTCAACTTCCTCCTCAACTCCTCGGGTGCCATCGCGCTCTTCGTCTGGCTGGTGATCTGCTTCACCCAGCTGAAGATGCGCGGGATCCTGGTCCGCGAGGCCCCGGAGAAGCTGACCGTGAAGATGTGGCTGTTCCCGTGGCTGACCTGGGCCACCGCCGCACTGATCATGTTCGTGATCGGCTACATGTTCGTGGACGACGCCAACCGCGAGGTCGTCACGCTGTCCACCCTGGTCGCCGGTGTGGTCGTGCTGGTCGGTGTGGTCCTGGACGTCCGCCGCAAGAAGGCCCTGCAGGGCTGA
- a CDS encoding ribose-5-phosphate isomerase, which translates to MRVYLGSDHAGFELKNHLVDWLKNNGHEPVDCGPHIYDAVDDYPPFCLRAAEKTAADAGSLGIVIGGSGNGEQIAANKVKGVRAILAWSVQTAQLGREHNNANVISVGGRMHTQDEAVSFIEAFLATPYSDEERHTRRIDMLSAYETTGELPPIPAHHPQQG; encoded by the coding sequence ATGCGCGTGTACCTCGGATCCGACCATGCCGGCTTTGAGCTCAAGAACCACCTGGTGGACTGGCTCAAGAACAACGGCCACGAGCCCGTCGACTGTGGGCCCCACATCTACGACGCGGTGGACGACTACCCGCCGTTCTGCCTCCGCGCAGCGGAGAAGACCGCCGCCGACGCCGGCAGCCTCGGCATCGTGATCGGCGGCTCCGGCAACGGCGAGCAGATCGCCGCCAACAAGGTCAAGGGCGTCCGCGCCATCCTGGCCTGGAGCGTCCAGACCGCCCAGCTCGGCCGTGAGCACAACAACGCCAACGTCATCTCCGTCGGCGGCCGGATGCACACGCAGGACGAGGCCGTCAGCTTCATCGAGGCCTTCCTGGCGACCCCGTACTCCGACGAGGAGCGCCACACCCGCCGCATCGACATGCTCTCCGCCTACGAGACCACCGGCGAGCTCCCCCCGATCCCGGCCCACCACCCGCAGCAGGGCTGA
- a CDS encoding Fpg/Nei family DNA glycosylase — MPEGHTIHRLAQDHLTRFAGWEVAVSSPQGRFAESAALLDGRILDGVDAHGKHLFLGFKENGWIHIHLGLFGKYAIGAAPAPPATDTVRLRLANDAYYSDLRGPTTCAWITDEEKAAISARLGPDPLRADDDPDRAWARISRSRTTVAALLMDQKIVAGIGNVYRAEVLFRHGIDPYRPGKDLTRGEWDAMWADLVALMREGVRNNRIDTVRDEHLPEAMGRPPRVDDHGGEVYVYRRANMPCHICGGEIRTADLAARNLFWCPGCQPR, encoded by the coding sequence GTGCCCGAGGGGCATACGATCCACCGCCTCGCCCAGGACCACCTGACCCGGTTCGCCGGATGGGAGGTGGCCGTCAGCAGCCCCCAGGGGCGGTTCGCCGAGAGCGCGGCCCTGCTCGACGGCCGGATCCTGGACGGCGTCGACGCCCACGGCAAGCACCTCTTCCTCGGCTTCAAGGAGAACGGGTGGATCCACATCCACCTCGGACTCTTCGGCAAGTACGCGATCGGCGCCGCGCCCGCCCCGCCGGCCACTGACACCGTCCGGCTGCGACTGGCCAACGACGCGTACTACTCCGACCTACGCGGCCCGACCACCTGCGCGTGGATCACCGACGAGGAGAAGGCCGCGATAAGCGCCCGCCTCGGCCCGGACCCGCTGCGCGCCGACGACGACCCCGACCGCGCCTGGGCCCGGATCTCCCGCTCCCGCACCACCGTCGCCGCCCTGCTCATGGACCAGAAGATCGTCGCCGGCATCGGCAACGTCTACCGCGCCGAGGTCCTCTTCCGGCACGGCATCGACCCGTACCGCCCGGGCAAGGACCTCACCCGCGGCGAGTGGGACGCCATGTGGGCCGACCTGGTCGCGCTGATGCGCGAGGGCGTGCGCAACAACCGCATCGACACCGTCCGCGACGAGCACCTGCCCGAGGCCATGGGCCGGCCGCCGCGCGTCGACGACCACGGCGGCGAGGTGTACGTCTACCGGCGGGCGAACATGCCCTGCCACATCTGCGGCGGCGAGATCCGCACCGCCGACCTCGCCGCCCGCAACCTCTTCTGGTGCCCCGGCTGCCAGCCCCGCTGA
- a CDS encoding GNAT family N-acetyltransferase, protein MTLEMRVIQADEWDVWYDHLELAFGGVPDSPEERDLWKSLTDTDRSLGVWDGDACVGSAGAFTFRLSVPGGATVPAAGVTAVGVSPTHRRRGVLTSLMRRQLDDIRAGGEPLAVLTASDPAIYGRFGYGPATYALALEVDTTRVRLSVPEGTDAVRLRLVDPQQALADCERVYAALAPTRPGMLARQPGWEALPVLDAPSARGGASALKCVVAEREDGEVVGYARYRVKPDWDQTGSDGKVEVNDLDALDPAACAALWRYLFSIDLTWTVRAPRRPVDDPLLHMVSDVRRSRPRTRDALHVRLVDLAAALEARTYGAPADVVMSVADHFCPWNEGRWRLVVDAKGAARCTRTAEPADLELSVRELGSAYLGGITLTSLAAAGLVRELRPGALTEASRAFSGDVAPWLPHGF, encoded by the coding sequence ATGACTCTGGAGATGCGCGTAATACAGGCTGATGAGTGGGATGTCTGGTACGACCACCTGGAACTGGCGTTCGGCGGTGTGCCGGATTCTCCCGAGGAGCGGGACCTGTGGAAGTCGCTGACGGACACCGATCGCTCGCTCGGCGTCTGGGACGGTGACGCGTGCGTCGGCTCGGCCGGCGCCTTCACCTTCCGGCTGTCCGTACCGGGCGGGGCGACGGTCCCGGCGGCCGGTGTCACGGCGGTGGGCGTCTCCCCCACCCATCGCCGGCGCGGAGTGCTCACCTCTTTGATGCGGCGCCAGCTCGACGACATCCGGGCGGGCGGCGAACCGCTCGCCGTGCTGACGGCCTCGGATCCGGCGATCTACGGGCGCTTCGGTTACGGCCCGGCCACCTACGCCCTGGCGCTGGAGGTCGACACGACCCGCGTACGGCTGTCCGTGCCGGAGGGGACGGACGCGGTACGGCTGCGGCTCGTGGACCCGCAGCAGGCGCTGGCCGACTGCGAGCGGGTCTACGCGGCGCTGGCCCCCACCCGGCCGGGCATGCTCGCCCGGCAGCCGGGCTGGGAGGCGCTGCCGGTACTGGACGCGCCCTCGGCGCGCGGCGGCGCGTCGGCGCTGAAGTGCGTGGTCGCCGAGCGGGAGGACGGCGAGGTGGTCGGGTACGCCCGCTACCGGGTCAAGCCGGACTGGGACCAGACGGGTTCGGACGGCAAGGTCGAGGTGAACGACCTCGACGCGCTGGACCCGGCGGCGTGCGCGGCCCTGTGGCGCTACTTGTTCTCGATCGACCTGACCTGGACGGTACGGGCGCCGCGGCGGCCGGTGGACGATCCGCTCCTGCACATGGTGAGCGACGTCCGGCGGTCGCGGCCGCGCACGCGGGACGCGCTGCACGTACGGCTGGTGGATCTGGCGGCGGCGCTGGAGGCGCGGACGTACGGGGCGCCGGCGGACGTGGTCATGTCGGTGGCGGACCACTTCTGCCCCTGGAACGAGGGGCGGTGGCGGCTGGTCGTGGACGCCAAGGGCGCGGCCCGCTGCACCCGCACCGCGGAGCCGGCGGACCTGGAGTTGTCGGTCCGGGAGCTGGGATCGGCGTACCTGGGCGGAATCACCCTCACCTCGCTGGCCGCGGCCGGCCTGGTGCGCGAGCTGCGCCCGGGCGCCCTGACGGAGGCCTCGCGCGCCTTCTCCGGGGACGTGGCGCCCTGGCTGCCGCACGGCTTCTAG
- a CDS encoding PP2C family protein-serine/threonine phosphatase produces the protein MAGARVESLMARMRMLSHRGRTALRKSAVDYFRGDASDWLAFGGLLLTIPAIACGTLMLPVWFSPSALVLPIVAGGLLLRPASLLALYAASATALIVEALVLGPYTQGPARVTPGTVLVVAACGFFGLVIAQFRSRVGVPWRRGGTMLFDLRERIRVQSKLPALPRGWHREMALRPAGGQSFSGDFVVAARTNGGRTLEIVLTDVSGKGMEAGSRALLLSGAFGGLLGALPAHGFLPAANGYLLRQDWDEGFATSIHLVLDLETGDYELLSAGHLPALQLSAGTGRWQEKSGEGPLLGVYDGAEFIPARGNLRPGDVLMLFTDGLVETSDREISEGIDRLTGEADRYVAAGWDGAAWHLIEKVAKDVNDDRALLLIRRSA, from the coding sequence ATGGCCGGAGCACGCGTGGAATCCCTCATGGCCCGGATGCGCATGCTGTCGCACCGGGGCCGCACAGCCCTGCGCAAATCAGCCGTCGACTACTTCCGCGGCGACGCCTCCGACTGGCTCGCCTTCGGCGGCCTCCTGCTCACCATTCCCGCCATCGCCTGCGGCACGCTGATGCTGCCCGTCTGGTTCTCGCCGTCGGCGCTCGTCCTGCCGATCGTGGCCGGCGGCCTCCTGCTGCGCCCCGCCAGCCTCCTCGCCCTGTACGCCGCCTCCGCGACCGCACTGATCGTCGAGGCCCTCGTGCTCGGCCCCTACACCCAGGGTCCGGCCAGAGTCACCCCCGGCACCGTGCTGGTGGTCGCGGCCTGCGGGTTCTTCGGCCTCGTCATCGCCCAGTTCCGCAGCCGCGTCGGCGTGCCCTGGCGGCGCGGCGGCACCATGCTCTTCGACCTGCGCGAACGCATCCGGGTGCAGAGCAAACTGCCCGCCCTGCCGCGCGGCTGGCACCGCGAGATGGCCCTGCGCCCGGCCGGCGGCCAGTCCTTCTCCGGCGACTTCGTGGTCGCGGCCCGCACCAACGGCGGCCGGACCCTGGAGATCGTCCTGACCGACGTCTCCGGCAAGGGCATGGAGGCCGGCTCCCGGGCCCTGCTGCTCTCCGGCGCCTTCGGCGGACTGCTCGGCGCGCTGCCCGCCCACGGCTTCCTGCCCGCCGCCAACGGCTACCTGCTCCGCCAGGACTGGGACGAGGGCTTCGCCACCTCCATCCACCTCGTCCTGGACCTGGAGACCGGCGACTACGAGCTCCTCTCGGCCGGCCACCTCCCCGCCCTCCAGCTCTCGGCGGGTACCGGCCGCTGGCAGGAGAAGTCCGGCGAGGGCCCGCTCCTCGGCGTCTACGACGGCGCCGAATTCATCCCCGCCCGCGGCAACCTGCGCCCCGGCGACGTCCTGATGCTCTTCACCGACGGCCTCGTCGAGACCTCCGACCGGGAGATCAGCGAGGGCATCGACCGCCTCACCGGCGAGGCCGACCGCTACGTCGCCGCCGGATGGGACGGCGCGGCCTGGCACCTGATCGAGAAGGTCGCCAAGGACGTCAACGACGACCGCGCGCTGCTGCTCATCCGTCGCTCCGCCTGA
- a CDS encoding ABC transporter ATP-binding protein, with the protein MGLRRSKRQHEQHEQHEQDGQDGQDGQDGQAAQEPYDSTAAVELRGVRRAYGRGGSAVHALRGIDLSLPRGSFTAVMGPSGSGKSTFLQCAAGLDLPTEGSVRLGGTEITAMNENELTELRRSRLGFVFQAFNLLPSLTVEQNVLLPMRLAGGRRAHEGRARAAELLARVGLEGKGGRRPAELSGGQQQRVAIARALVTRPDVVFADEPTGALDTTTAAEVLGLLRDAVDSLRATVVMVTHDPAAAAHADQVLFLADGLIADRLPRSSAAIVAARMTALTARRVPAAAGGVAAPAVAAA; encoded by the coding sequence ATGGGGCTCCGACGGAGCAAGCGGCAGCACGAGCAGCACGAGCAGCACGAGCAGGACGGGCAGGACGGGCAGGACGGGCAGGACGGGCAGGCCGCACAGGAGCCGTACGACAGCACGGCCGCCGTCGAGCTGCGCGGCGTACGGCGGGCCTACGGACGCGGGGGTTCCGCCGTGCACGCGCTGCGCGGGATCGACCTCAGCCTGCCGCGCGGCAGCTTCACCGCCGTCATGGGACCCTCCGGCTCCGGCAAATCGACCTTCTTGCAGTGCGCCGCCGGACTCGACCTGCCCACCGAGGGATCCGTCCGGCTCGGCGGAACCGAGATCACCGCGATGAACGAGAACGAGCTCACCGAACTCCGCCGCAGCCGCCTCGGCTTCGTCTTCCAGGCGTTCAACCTGCTGCCGTCCCTCACCGTCGAGCAGAACGTACTGCTCCCGATGCGGCTCGCCGGCGGCCGCCGCGCGCACGAGGGCCGGGCCCGCGCCGCCGAGCTGCTCGCCCGCGTCGGCCTGGAGGGCAAGGGCGGCCGCCGCCCGGCCGAGCTGTCCGGCGGCCAGCAACAGCGCGTCGCCATCGCCCGGGCCCTCGTCACCCGGCCCGACGTGGTCTTCGCCGACGAACCCACCGGCGCGCTCGACACCACCACCGCGGCGGAGGTCCTCGGGCTGCTCCGGGACGCCGTCGACTCCCTGCGCGCCACCGTCGTCATGGTCACCCACGACCCGGCCGCCGCCGCCCACGCCGACCAGGTGCTCTTCCTCGCCGACGGCCTGATCGCGGACCGGCTGCCGCGCAGCTCCGCGGCGATCGTCGCGGCCCGGATGACCGCACTCACCGCCCGCCGCGTTCCGGCCGCCGCCGGTGGTGTCGCCGCCCCTGCCGTCGCCGCCGCCTGA
- a CDS encoding DUF4232 domain-containing protein, with amino-acid sequence MIAKRWMGRGIPGLVTAGALAGVLAGAAGCSTPPAPRAAPGPTAVSVPAKPAPVRSAPSAPPGTVEPCPEGGVRLVEMEGNAAMGLRVADFQLVNCGTQPYVLEGYPQLSLRDDRNDPLEVAVEHGSAGITTGTPNLDEAPRPVTLAPGQAAVFGIVWRNLVTESATPAVTARIVEVEPRPGAPRLWLRLAAPVDLGNTGKLGLGPWQPLAR; translated from the coding sequence ATGATCGCGAAACGGTGGATGGGGCGAGGGATACCGGGCCTGGTCACGGCGGGGGCGCTGGCGGGGGTGCTGGCAGGGGCGGCCGGATGCTCTACGCCACCGGCCCCGAGGGCGGCTCCGGGGCCGACCGCGGTGAGCGTGCCGGCGAAGCCCGCGCCCGTCCGGAGTGCGCCCTCGGCGCCGCCGGGCACCGTGGAACCCTGCCCCGAGGGCGGGGTCCGGCTCGTCGAGATGGAGGGCAACGCGGCCATGGGGCTGCGGGTGGCGGACTTCCAGCTGGTCAACTGCGGTACGCAGCCGTACGTACTGGAGGGCTACCCGCAGCTGTCGCTGCGCGACGACCGCAACGATCCGCTGGAGGTCGCGGTGGAGCACGGGTCGGCGGGGATCACCACGGGCACGCCGAACCTGGACGAGGCGCCGCGCCCGGTGACGCTGGCCCCGGGACAGGCGGCGGTCTTCGGGATCGTGTGGCGCAACCTCGTCACCGAGTCGGCGACGCCGGCCGTGACGGCGCGGATCGTGGAGGTCGAGCCCCGGCCCGGCGCCCCCCGGCTGTGGCTGCGGCTCGCCGCACCGGTGGACCTCGGGAACACCGGGAAGCTCGGGCTCGGGCCGTGGCAGCCGCTGGCCCGCTGA
- a CDS encoding pyridoxal phosphate-dependent decarboxylase family protein produces MDRTLAADLARLPELLDATRGAAADALATLDARPVVPPAGKPHDPEPLPEHATGTDAALAAFRDRWEPRLSASAGPRYLGFVTGGATPAALAGDWLTAVHDQNSNSALDGGGQDLERETVGWLRDLFGLTAAHSGTFVSGATMSNTTGLAIAREWLGERLGVSPAEDGAAALGPVRVLSGAPHSSIAKALSVLGLGRNSLVRVPTLPGREAVDPAALERALADTPGPAVVVANAGTVNTVDFDDLRAIETLRERHDFWLHTDAAFGAFAALSPEHAHLADGLDASDSVCVDLHKWLNVPYDSAVQFTRRRDLQARVFQNSAAYLGPLGEHPDLVHLTPENSHRLRALAAWFTLRAYGRQGHREIVERDIACARELGAALEADPAFTLLAPVRLNVVCFTLAEAPTPERLTALREAVAAEVFVTPTVYGGTAALRAAFSNWRTTQADVRRAAAALGAAAREIA; encoded by the coding sequence ATGGACCGCACGCTCGCCGCCGACCTCGCCCGGCTCCCCGAACTCCTCGACGCCACCCGCGGCGCCGCCGCCGACGCGCTCGCCACCCTGGACGCGCGTCCCGTCGTACCGCCCGCCGGAAAGCCGCACGACCCCGAGCCCCTCCCGGAGCACGCCACCGGCACGGACGCCGCGCTCGCCGCCTTCCGCGACCGCTGGGAGCCGCGGCTGTCGGCCTCCGCGGGACCGCGCTACCTCGGCTTCGTCACGGGAGGCGCCACCCCCGCCGCCCTCGCCGGGGACTGGCTCACCGCCGTCCACGACCAGAACTCCAACTCCGCCCTCGACGGCGGCGGACAGGACCTCGAACGCGAGACCGTCGGCTGGCTCCGCGACCTCTTCGGCCTGACGGCCGCCCACTCCGGCACCTTCGTCTCCGGCGCCACCATGTCCAACACCACCGGCCTCGCCATCGCCCGCGAATGGCTCGGCGAACGCCTCGGCGTGTCCCCGGCCGAGGACGGCGCGGCCGCCCTCGGCCCGGTCCGCGTGCTCTCCGGCGCCCCGCACTCCTCGATCGCCAAGGCCCTCTCGGTCCTGGGCCTCGGCCGCAACTCCCTGGTCCGGGTGCCCACCCTGCCCGGCCGCGAGGCCGTCGACCCCGCCGCCCTGGAGCGGGCGTTGGCCGACACCCCCGGACCGGCCGTGGTCGTCGCCAACGCGGGCACCGTCAACACCGTCGACTTCGACGACCTCCGGGCGATCGAAACCCTGCGCGAGCGCCACGACTTCTGGCTGCACACCGACGCCGCGTTCGGGGCCTTCGCCGCCCTCTCCCCGGAGCACGCGCACCTCGCCGACGGCCTCGACGCCTCCGACTCCGTCTGCGTCGACCTGCACAAATGGCTCAACGTCCCCTACGACAGCGCCGTCCAGTTCACCCGCCGGCGCGACTTGCAAGCCCGCGTCTTCCAGAACTCCGCCGCCTACCTCGGCCCCCTCGGCGAACACCCCGACCTCGTCCACCTCACCCCCGAGAACTCCCACCGGCTGCGCGCCCTCGCCGCCTGGTTCACGCTCCGCGCGTACGGCCGCCAGGGCCACCGGGAGATCGTCGAACGCGACATCGCCTGCGCCCGCGAGCTGGGCGCCGCCCTGGAGGCGGACCCAGCCTTCACCCTCCTCGCCCCGGTCCGCCTGAACGTCGTCTGCTTCACCCTCGCCGAGGCCCCCACCCCGGAGCGCCTCACCGCCCTGCGCGAGGCGGTGGCCGCCGAGGTGTTCGTCACTCCCACCGTCTACGGGGGAACCGCCGCCCTGCGCGCCGCGTTCTCCAACTGGCGTACCACGCAAGCGGACGTACGCCGGGCAGCGGCGGCCCTCGGCGCAGCGGCAAGGGAGATCGCATGA
- a CDS encoding HD domain-containing protein: MTNSPLTLIEVESLARSAHEGQTDKAGRPYAEHLAAVAEGVRLRGGNAEQQAAAWLHDAIEDEALSLTWLDAAALPQAVKDMVLAVTKRPGEPVEQYAARILATPGALLVKEADLAHNADPVRLSVLDGPTRERLSAKYANIRSLLGLTTP; the protein is encoded by the coding sequence ATGACCAACAGCCCCCTCACTCTGATCGAGGTCGAGTCCCTGGCGCGCAGCGCGCACGAGGGCCAGACCGACAAGGCCGGCCGGCCGTACGCCGAACACCTCGCGGCCGTGGCCGAGGGCGTGCGGCTGCGCGGCGGCAACGCCGAACAGCAGGCGGCGGCCTGGCTCCACGACGCCATCGAGGACGAGGCCCTCAGCCTCACCTGGCTGGATGCCGCGGCCCTCCCGCAGGCGGTGAAGGACATGGTCCTCGCGGTCACCAAACGCCCGGGCGAACCGGTCGAGCAGTACGCGGCCCGCATCCTGGCCACCCCGGGCGCCCTGCTCGTCAAGGAGGCCGACCTCGCGCACAACGCGGACCCCGTACGCCTCTCCGTGCTGGACGGTCCCACGCGCGAGAGGCTGTCCGCAAAGTATGCGAATATCCGTTCCCTCCTCGGTCTCACCACCCCGTGA
- a CDS encoding membrane protein produces the protein MAISLSVVVLLAVILVVLIRGNHIKTGPAIVAALFGFFLASSSIADDVNRFLNSLATMIANIKL, from the coding sequence GTGGCCATTTCGCTGTCAGTGGTGGTTCTGTTGGCGGTCATCCTGGTGGTGCTGATCCGCGGCAACCACATCAAGACGGGCCCCGCCATCGTCGCGGCGCTCTTCGGCTTCTTCCTCGCGTCCAGCTCGATCGCGGACGACGTGAATCGTTTCTTGAACTCCCTCGCGACGATGATCGCGAACATCAAGCTCTGA
- a CDS encoding TIGR04222 domain-containing membrane protein: MAREHHQTGAGSGGEALDPYEYAYLAGGERRVVESAIISLVERGTLSLRAARLRTIGAELPQHPVERAVIAACPRSKRVQEVFEALEHCDEVDELARRLVLLGLVRNWRRRTTRAGRRRLAAAAAEGSLPPYVLEGPARLDPGPVRYGLLVDTGPDGLGRTLRRMGKALDNESDHHAADGGFSCGGGGGGAD; this comes from the coding sequence ATGGCAAGGGAGCACCACCAGACGGGAGCGGGCAGCGGGGGAGAGGCACTCGATCCGTACGAGTACGCCTACCTCGCCGGTGGCGAGCGGCGGGTCGTGGAGAGCGCGATCATCTCGCTCGTCGAGCGCGGGACGCTGTCCCTGCGGGCCGCCCGGCTACGCACCATCGGGGCAGAACTTCCGCAGCATCCGGTCGAACGCGCGGTGATCGCCGCCTGCCCGCGGAGCAAGCGCGTCCAGGAGGTGTTCGAGGCGCTCGAGCACTGCGACGAGGTCGACGAACTCGCCCGCCGGCTCGTCCTCCTCGGCCTCGTGCGCAACTGGCGACGACGGACCACCCGGGCGGGGCGCCGCCGCCTGGCGGCCGCAGCAGCGGAGGGAAGCCTTCCCCCGTACGTACTGGAAGGCCCGGCACGCCTCGACCCGGGCCCCGTCCGGTACGGACTGCTCGTCGACACCGGCCCCGACGGCCTCGGACGCACCCTGCGCCGCATGGGCAAAGCCCTCGACAACGAGTCCGATCATCATGCCGCGGACGGCGGCTTCAGCTGTGGAGGGGGTGGCGGCGGTGCGGACTAG